Proteins encoded together in one Camelina sativa cultivar DH55 chromosome 9, Cs, whole genome shotgun sequence window:
- the LOC104712978 gene encoding ras-related protein RABA6a-like, with product MAEDSYEEECDYLFKAVLIGDSAVGKSNLLSRFSKDEFRLDSKPTIGVEFAYRNVHVGDKIIKAQIWDTAGQERFRAITSSYYRGALGALLIYDITRRTTFENIKKWLFELRDFSNPDTVVVLVGNKSDLRQSREVEEDDGKNLAESEGLYFLETSALENVNVEEAFLVMIGRIHEVVTQRNASENKSNGVATKAQVNGNGTVLPVGKEIVNIHQVTATTQPLSSSSYCCYK from the exons ATGGCTGAAGACTCGTACGAGGAAGAGTGCGACTACTTGTTCAAGGCGGTGCTGATCGGAGACTCAGCCGTCGGAAAATCAAACCTCTTATCAAGATTTTCCAAGGACGAGTTCCGGCTTGACTCTAAACCAACCATCGGAGTTGAGTTCGCTTACCGGAATGTCCACGTTGGAGATAAAATCATCAAGGCTCAGATTTGGGACACCGCCGGCCAAGAAAG GTTTAGAGCAATTACAAGTTCGTACTACCGAGGAGCATTAGGGGCATTACTGATTTACGACATCACAAGACGAACAACGTTCGAAAACATCAAGAAATGGCTTTTTGAGCTCAGAGACTTCTCCAATCCCGACACCGTCGTTGTCCTCGTTGGCAACAAATCTGATCTCCGACAATCtagagaagttgaagaagatgatggtaaGAATCTAGCTGAATCAGAAGGTCTTTACTTCCTCGAGACTTCGGCTTTAGAGAACGTTAACGTCGAAGAAGCGTTTCTCGTGATGATTGGACGAATACATGAGGTTGTGACGCAGAGGAACGCTTCGGAAAATAAATCCAACGGCGTTGCGACGAAGGCTCAAGTTAACGGTAATGGTACGGTCCTTCCCGTTGGTAAAGAAATTGTGAATATCCATCAAGTCACTGCTACTACTCAACCGTTAAGCTCTTCTTCCTACTGTTGTTACAAGTAa
- the LOC104712977 gene encoding uncharacterized protein LOC104712977 isoform X1, which yields MGTVLDSHFLALTAIVTVVYQFIFFVITALFKFDQVTDFAGSTNFVILAVLTLVVKGTWHFRQIVLTLLVVVWGLRLGIFLLMRILQWGEDRRFDEQRGNIVRLIIFWTLQAVWVWTVSLPLTIVNASDGGGSLRPADVIGWTMWVFGFLIEAAADQQKLSFKNSPENRGKWCDVGVWKWSRHPNYFGEMLLWWGIFVAASPVLEGAEYLVILGPLFLTLLLLFVSGIPLLEASADKKHGNSGAYRFYKKTTSPLILLPRGVYGNLPGWCKTIFLFEFPFYSRSLPQEKASGDSKNSKENELKDD from the exons ATGGGAACAGTTCTGGATTCGCATTTCCTGGCTCTCACTGCTATTGTCACT GTGGTTTACCAGTTTATATTCTTCGTAATCACAGCTCTTTTCAAATTTGATCAAGTCACTGACTTTGCTG GAAGCACAAACTTTGTTATACTTGCTGTATTGACTCTTGTTGTTAAAGGCACTTGGCATTTTCGACAG ATAGTCTTGACTTTGCTAGTTGTGGTATGGGGTCTTCGCTTGGGGATATTTCTTCTAATGAG GATCTTGCAATGGGGAGAAGATCGGCGATTTGATGAACAGCGTGGAAATATAGTGAGACTAATAATTTTCTGGACTCTTCAG GCTGTATGGGTTTGGACGGTTAGCTTACCTCTAACCATTGTGAATGCAAGTGATGGTGGAGGATCTCTTAGACCCGCAGATGTTATCGGTTGGACAATGtgggtttttggtttcttgattgaAGCTGCAGCTGATCAACAGAAGctctcttttaaaaactctccagaaaacagaggaaaatggTGTGATGTTGGAGTGTGGAAATGGTCAAGACATCCTAACTACTTTGGTGAG ATGCTTTTGTGGTGGGGAATCTTTGTGGCTGCATCACCCGTGCTTGAAGGTGCAGAGTATCTTGTGATACTCGGACCACTCTTTCTTACTTTGCTACTTCTATTCGTCAGTGGCATACCACTACTCGAG GCATCGGCTGACAAGAAACATGGCAACTCGGGAGCTTACAGAttctacaagaaaacaacaag TCCTCTGATTCTGTTGCCGAGAGGAGTTTATGGGAACTTACCTGGATGGTGCAAGACGATCTTTCTCTTCGAGTTTCCATTTTACAGCCGAAGTCTCCCTCAAGAG AAAGCTAGTGGAGACTCCAAGAACAGCAAAGAGAATGAACTAAAGGATGACTGA
- the LOC104712977 gene encoding uncharacterized protein LOC104712977 isoform X2, translating to MGTVLDSHFLALTAIVTVVYQFIFFVITALFKFDQVTDFAGSTNFVILAVLTLVVKGTWHFRQIVLTLLVVVWGLRLGIFLLMRILQWGEDRRFDEQRGNIVRLIIFWTLQAVWVWTVSLPLTIVNASDGGGSLRPADVIGWTMWVFGFLIEAAADQQKLSFKNSPENRGKWCDVGVWKWSRHPNYFGEMLLWWGIFVAASPVLEGAEYLVILGPLFLTLLLLFVSGIPLLEASADKKHGNSGAYRFYKKTTSPLILLPRGVYGNLPGWCKTIFLFEFPFYSRSLPQELVETPRTAKRMN from the exons ATGGGAACAGTTCTGGATTCGCATTTCCTGGCTCTCACTGCTATTGTCACT GTGGTTTACCAGTTTATATTCTTCGTAATCACAGCTCTTTTCAAATTTGATCAAGTCACTGACTTTGCTG GAAGCACAAACTTTGTTATACTTGCTGTATTGACTCTTGTTGTTAAAGGCACTTGGCATTTTCGACAG ATAGTCTTGACTTTGCTAGTTGTGGTATGGGGTCTTCGCTTGGGGATATTTCTTCTAATGAG GATCTTGCAATGGGGAGAAGATCGGCGATTTGATGAACAGCGTGGAAATATAGTGAGACTAATAATTTTCTGGACTCTTCAG GCTGTATGGGTTTGGACGGTTAGCTTACCTCTAACCATTGTGAATGCAAGTGATGGTGGAGGATCTCTTAGACCCGCAGATGTTATCGGTTGGACAATGtgggtttttggtttcttgattgaAGCTGCAGCTGATCAACAGAAGctctcttttaaaaactctccagaaaacagaggaaaatggTGTGATGTTGGAGTGTGGAAATGGTCAAGACATCCTAACTACTTTGGTGAG ATGCTTTTGTGGTGGGGAATCTTTGTGGCTGCATCACCCGTGCTTGAAGGTGCAGAGTATCTTGTGATACTCGGACCACTCTTTCTTACTTTGCTACTTCTATTCGTCAGTGGCATACCACTACTCGAG GCATCGGCTGACAAGAAACATGGCAACTCGGGAGCTTACAGAttctacaagaaaacaacaag TCCTCTGATTCTGTTGCCGAGAGGAGTTTATGGGAACTTACCTGGATGGTGCAAGACGATCTTTCTCTTCGAGTTTCCATTTTACAGCCGAAGTCTCCCTCAAGAG CTAGTGGAGACTCCAAGAACAGCAAAGAGAATGAACTAA
- the LOC104712977 gene encoding uncharacterized protein LOC104712977 isoform X3, with protein sequence MGTVLDSHFLALTAIVTVVYQFIFFVITALFKFDQVTDFAGSTNFVILAVLTLVVKGTWHFRQIVLTLLVVVWGLRLGIFLLMRILQWGEDRRFDEQRGNIVRLIIFWTLQAVWVWTVSLPLTIVNASDGGGSLRPADVIGWTMWVFGFLIEAAADQQKLSFKNSPENRGKWCDVGVWKWSRHPNYFGEMLLWWGIFVAASPVLEGAEYLVILGPLFLTLLLLFVSGIPLLEASADKKHGNSGAYRFYKKTTSPLILLPRGVYGNLPGWCKTIFLFEFPFYSRSLPQEVAVY encoded by the exons ATGGGAACAGTTCTGGATTCGCATTTCCTGGCTCTCACTGCTATTGTCACT GTGGTTTACCAGTTTATATTCTTCGTAATCACAGCTCTTTTCAAATTTGATCAAGTCACTGACTTTGCTG GAAGCACAAACTTTGTTATACTTGCTGTATTGACTCTTGTTGTTAAAGGCACTTGGCATTTTCGACAG ATAGTCTTGACTTTGCTAGTTGTGGTATGGGGTCTTCGCTTGGGGATATTTCTTCTAATGAG GATCTTGCAATGGGGAGAAGATCGGCGATTTGATGAACAGCGTGGAAATATAGTGAGACTAATAATTTTCTGGACTCTTCAG GCTGTATGGGTTTGGACGGTTAGCTTACCTCTAACCATTGTGAATGCAAGTGATGGTGGAGGATCTCTTAGACCCGCAGATGTTATCGGTTGGACAATGtgggtttttggtttcttgattgaAGCTGCAGCTGATCAACAGAAGctctcttttaaaaactctccagaaaacagaggaaaatggTGTGATGTTGGAGTGTGGAAATGGTCAAGACATCCTAACTACTTTGGTGAG ATGCTTTTGTGGTGGGGAATCTTTGTGGCTGCATCACCCGTGCTTGAAGGTGCAGAGTATCTTGTGATACTCGGACCACTCTTTCTTACTTTGCTACTTCTATTCGTCAGTGGCATACCACTACTCGAG GCATCGGCTGACAAGAAACATGGCAACTCGGGAGCTTACAGAttctacaagaaaacaacaag TCCTCTGATTCTGTTGCCGAGAGGAGTTTATGGGAACTTACCTGGATGGTGCAAGACGATCTTTCTCTTCGAGTTTCCATTTTACAGCCGAAGTCTCCCTCAAGAGGTGGCTGTTTA CTAG
- the LOC104712977 gene encoding uncharacterized protein LOC104712977 isoform X4 — MGTVLDSHFLALTAIVTVVYQFIFFVITALFKFDQVTDFAGSTNFVILAVLTLVVKGTWHFRQIVLTLLVVVWGLRLGIFLLMRILQWGEDRRFDEQRGNIVRLIIFWTLQAVWVWTVSLPLTIVNASDGGGSLRPADVIGWTMWVFGFLIEAAADQQKLSFKNSPENRGKWCDVGVWKWSRHPNYFGEMLLWWGIFVAASPVLEGAEYLVILGPLFLTLLLLFVSGIPLLEASADKKHGNSGAYRFYKKTTSPLILLPRGVYGNLPGWCKTIFLFEFPFYSRSLPQEVAV, encoded by the exons ATGGGAACAGTTCTGGATTCGCATTTCCTGGCTCTCACTGCTATTGTCACT GTGGTTTACCAGTTTATATTCTTCGTAATCACAGCTCTTTTCAAATTTGATCAAGTCACTGACTTTGCTG GAAGCACAAACTTTGTTATACTTGCTGTATTGACTCTTGTTGTTAAAGGCACTTGGCATTTTCGACAG ATAGTCTTGACTTTGCTAGTTGTGGTATGGGGTCTTCGCTTGGGGATATTTCTTCTAATGAG GATCTTGCAATGGGGAGAAGATCGGCGATTTGATGAACAGCGTGGAAATATAGTGAGACTAATAATTTTCTGGACTCTTCAG GCTGTATGGGTTTGGACGGTTAGCTTACCTCTAACCATTGTGAATGCAAGTGATGGTGGAGGATCTCTTAGACCCGCAGATGTTATCGGTTGGACAATGtgggtttttggtttcttgattgaAGCTGCAGCTGATCAACAGAAGctctcttttaaaaactctccagaaaacagaggaaaatggTGTGATGTTGGAGTGTGGAAATGGTCAAGACATCCTAACTACTTTGGTGAG ATGCTTTTGTGGTGGGGAATCTTTGTGGCTGCATCACCCGTGCTTGAAGGTGCAGAGTATCTTGTGATACTCGGACCACTCTTTCTTACTTTGCTACTTCTATTCGTCAGTGGCATACCACTACTCGAG GCATCGGCTGACAAGAAACATGGCAACTCGGGAGCTTACAGAttctacaagaaaacaacaag TCCTCTGATTCTGTTGCCGAGAGGAGTTTATGGGAACTTACCTGGATGGTGCAAGACGATCTTTCTCTTCGAGTTTCCATTTTACAGCCGAAGTCTCCCTCAAGAGGTGGCTGTTTA A
- the LOC104712979 gene encoding peptidyl-prolyl cis-trans isomerase FKBP17-3, chloroplastic-like: MATLFTSTVPSHHRFVSSSQHPKQNLPSQSLSVALQGNLEPAVAVTLQEQKMTDWMASPVTRRFGIGAGLTWSGFLAFDVVSEQMKKSPLDVFQEEDTTRGLEKQQEFILPNGIRYYDLQAGSGATPSSGYLVVFDVKGKVHGTEQVFVDTFGSKDKKKSLAMVMDSRPYSKGLCEGIEYVLRSMKAGGKRRVIIPPSLGFGNKNVEFGPGLQIPPSATLDYTIEVDTVYCFQTIV, translated from the exons ATGGCGACTCTCTTCACTTCGACGGTTCCTTCTCACCACCGTTTTGTCTCGTCTTCTCAACACCCGAAACAGAACCTTCCATCGCAGTCGCTAAGCGTTGCTTTACAGGGGAATCTTGAACCAGCGGTGGCGGTCACATTGCAAGAGCAGAAGATGACGGATTGGATGGCTTCTCCAGTGACGCGACGGTTTGGAATCGGTGCTGGATTAACCTGGTCTGGGTTTCTAGCTTTTGATGTTGTCTCTGAGCAGATGAAGAAATCACCACTCGATGTGTTCCAGGAAGAAGATACCACAAG AGGTTTAGAAAAGCAACAAGAGTTCATCTTACCAAACGGCATAAG GTACTATGATCTACAAGCTGGAAGTGGAGCTACTCCAAGCTCAGGATACTTGGTAGTGTTTGATGTAAAGGGAAAAGTACATGGAACCGAACAAGTGTTTGTCGACACATTCGGAAGCAAAGACAAGAAGAAGTCACTAGCTATGGTAATGGACTCAAGACCATATAGCAAAGGACTATGCGAAGGCATAGAGTATGTTCTAAGGTCAATGAAAGCTGGAGGTAAACGTAGAGTGATCATCCCACCATCCTTAGGATTCGGAAACAAAAACGTCGAATTCGGACCCGGTTTGCAGATTCCTCCATCTGCAACACTTGACTATACCATCGAAGTTGATACAGTTTATTGTTTCCAAACTATTGTATGA